Within Micromonospora parathelypteridis, the genomic segment CGGCCCGAGCTTCGCCCGTACCTGGGCGACGTGCACGTCCACCGTCCGGGTGCCGGCGTGCGCCGCGTAACCCCAGACTCCGGCCAGTAACTCCTCCCGGGTGAAGACCCGACCGGGCCGGGCCATCAGGTGGGCCAGCAGGTCGAACTCGGTGGAGGTGAGCTGCACCGGGGCACCCGCGACGGTCACCGTCCGGCGGGCCGGGTCGAGCGTCACCGGGCCGACGACGCGCGGCCGGTCCGCGCCCTCCGGGCCGCCAGCGGAGCGGCGCAGCACCGCGCGCACCCGGGCGACCAGCTCCCGAGGGCTGAACGGCTTGGTGACGTAGTCGTCGGCACCCAACTCCAGGCCGACGATCCGATCGACCTCGTCGTCCCGGGCGGTGAGGAAGATGACCGGGGTCCAGTCGCCGGCCTCGCGCAGCCGGCGGCAGATCTCGGTACCGGGCAGGCCCGGCAGCGCGATGTCCAGGACGCAGGCCACCGGGCGCAGTCGGCGGGCGGCGCTCAGGCCGGCCGCGCCGTCCCGTTCCAGGTGGACACCGAAGCCGTCGCGGGTGAGGTACAGCCGGACCAGGTCGGCGATGGCCGGCTCGTCCTCGACCACGA encodes:
- a CDS encoding response regulator transcription factor, which gives rise to MTVEPPHRGLVLVVEDEPAIADLVRLYLTRDGFGVHLERDGAAGLSAARRLRPVACVLDIALPGLPGTEICRRLREAGDWTPVIFLTARDDEVDRIVGLELGADDYVTKPFSPRELVARVRAVLRRSAGGPEGADRPRVVGPVTLDPARRTVTVAGAPVQLTSTEFDLLAHLMARPGRVFTREELLAGVWGYAAHAGTRTVDVHVAQVRAKLGPASVIRTHRGVGYAVDA